The following DNA comes from Macrobrachium rosenbergii isolate ZJJX-2024 chromosome 37, ASM4041242v1, whole genome shotgun sequence.
ttacaactCCACCCACTAAGCTTCGTAACACCCATTAGGCTACCTTTTCCTTCACTAACTTTATGGAAATCACTTCAGTCACTTTCTTTCCTTAAACGGCAAAGGTTTGGTATTCTATTCCTATACAAGCTTGATGGTGTGCACTActctgcgctggaacccggcgctgcccgtcatgtctcccctaccttcccgatcacctacctaccccgccccggGTAAACAGGtgttcaggaggagggtggatgtgtcatgtctcccctaccctcccactcccctacctaccccaccccaacccagggcggacaaacaagaaagatccacttgaattttattattatagagagaTGTTTTTCCTTAGTTCATTTTATAGGAATTTTATACTGATATTCTTgtttaaaaaccaaaaaacttTCCCATTATACCCAGTTTGAATACTGCAAACAATCAGAAAATTCACCAATTGCCCTATCTTACGGTTTTATAGTTTGGACTATTGCCACTTCATctccttgaacttttttttacttaggtAGTAAGCCTAAGTAGGATCTGGACTAGAAAAGCGCATTAGGTCACTTGTGCAACTGAGTTTactcttaaaaagaataaaaaagacaaaacaagaagGTATAAAGATGAGTAAAGTTTGAAgcatgcaaaaaagatgaatggtcagtagcaaaagcaaagacacggctactgaaaaaagaatttaaagagaaggaaacacgaagagagagaaagatacacaAAATATCCAGGAACCATGACAAGGCAGCCAGGGATTTCACCCAAGTTAAGCTGATAGGATAAGAGGTAACGGTTTTGACAACCAGGATAAGATCGAGAATAAATGGACATACTGTAAGTACTTTGAAAGTCTGCTAAATGAGGAGAATCCAAAGGCAGTGATCAAGGGTGGTGTATCATATGAAGGGTTGACTCCCGACAATAAGTAGAGgtataacaaaaaactaaaaagttacgCGGAGAAGTAGCACAGGGAGTGAAGAAAAGGAAGGACAGGTCAAGCTACAGTCTCCTTATTTCTGATTGCAGCTACGGATATCTCAGCAAATTTTCCAGGTaccataataaaaatttaaaaaagctgGCTAAAGTCTCCCGCCAGGTGGGGAATAAATGCGTGATTGTACTAAATCGAGGATGGCCAACCTGTGACGCATGCGCCAAAGGCGGCTAACTGAATTATTACAGAAGGCGCACTGAACCCAagggataataaaaataaaaccatgcaTGCTCATGCCAAAAAATAACGATGAAGAAACAAATAtagaataaggaaatgaaataaattatctataacaataataagcgaataaataaataatatgaatttaaGTAACATAGCTAGAAATTAGTTTTACTGAAATCAAGTCTCATCCAAAACAACAGTAATTACTTTTACTGATTTCGTTGCTCCGTTAGCATCGAATAGTCATTAGTAAACGTCATCTTCTTTTAACAATAATCTGTatttgttaaacaaaaaatatgatgaaGTGAGTGGCAACTTGAAAGAATGcactgaaaaaatcaaattactgCAAGAGGCCTTTCATAATCGTTTTAGTGATTTTGCTGAAGAGGAAGACTGCATACTTGCATTTATAAATCTACTTTCACTTATTgaacaaaaaaattctgaagatgCCTCGAAACTTATAAATGGAGTTtattgaactgaaaataaattcactgctgaaatacaatttttatgaatttccctCACCTCAGAGTCTGCTTCTGAGATAATTCATTTTTGGCGATTATTACCCTGTGAGAGTTTTCCAGAACTGAGAAAATTTGCTCCGAGTTCTATCTGTCGTTTTGGAACAACATGCAAGTGCGAGGAAGCATTTTCATCCATGAAAATGATCACAAACAAACTGAGGCCACGATTAACTGACTCAAATTTGAAGAAGTGTTTGTTGCGTTCAGTTACTGATGTGACTCAAAATTTCAGGTTTCGTGAAAGCGAAGCGAAGTCAAAAGTCTCATTCAAGTTAGCAAAGTTTATCTTGACCCCATGAAAACCCATTTTATTTCAACCACTAAATGTGTCTACACTGCCGTAAAAGTGTTAAATAACTGTATGTGATCCTCCTAAATATGTCCATGTTTGTCGCTTCCAGTAACTAATTTCACTTGAAACATCACAAACTTGGTGAAATCAAAACTTCATTGAAATTGTTTATCTTGTCTTTAtatgaattactttcatttaaaacttcTTATTGTGTCCATGCTGTcaaataaatatcttatattttatgtataactgCTGAATATCCCGTGTTTGTTGCTTTCAGTAACTAATTTTCAAAGGAAACTCCAGCGTGTCGTTAAAGCTCAtcttgtatttatatgaaattcttttatcTAAACTGCTACATGTACAGTATTATCcacattatcacacacacacacacatacaacatacatatatatatatatatatatatatacatatacatattgaatCTATTGTATAACTACCAAATGCGTTCATACTACCATACTTTAAACGACTGAAGTGGGTACAAGTTTGCGCGGCGCATCTGGACTAAAATTGAACACAATTGGCGCATGGGATGCGAAAATAGGCCACCCTTGTACTACACCAATCTCTGAAATTAATGTTGCCTTCCGTCCCATGAAAAAATTAGATTTGACTTTCTTGCACTCTGTCTCATTTAATCCTAAAGATAACTATCCTGACCTAGACTCATAATCACCATTCATTCCATGATCAAATGCAGACAGCTACCGAAATGGTAAACAGATCAATTTCAACATCTGGGGATTAAACCGCTCTCCATTAAAATATCTCAACTTTGTCGAAAAGGCTCTTCCTTAACTACCCGGTAGTTATATTCACTTCTCCTGGCtgcaatataatatacatacatacacacaaacatatatatatatatatatatatatatatatatatatatatatatatatatatatatatatataatatataaatgctcatttattgtatgtgtgtgcgtgtgtgtgtgtgtaagtgagagagagagagagagagagagagagagagagagagagagagagagagagagacagagagagagagagagagagagagagagagagagagagatgtgagcaTACCTTCAATATGTCGGTGTAAGACGTAAACTGCTCAAGGATGATTTTCCTGGAAGAGGCGTCGATGACGTCCCTCGCAGTCTGAATCGGATGAGGGATGTACCGAAGGGCCATCAACGACAGGAGGTTTCCGTCGTAACTCGAGGTCACCAGCAGGGACACGATGAGCCACGAACCCAGCAAAGGGCGATGCCAGCTCTTCACCACTCTTCCGTCAGAGGCTGGAAGATGAGAGAAACTAATTTTTCGATGGATAATATTGCGTCACTGAAATTctgacattttaaaatattatttcattaataacatGCAAATAATTATGGATGCACCAAACTCAGTTTGGTAAATCGTAATGTGCCAAAATACAGGCGTCATTTTTGACATGTGATCCATTTCTTTGACATAGGTCTACTAAACTTTTGACTGCGGGCTGTAAATGCCTCACTGCCTCATGTaccagtctggagagagagagagagagagagagagagagagagagagagagagagagagagagagagagattacgaaaaCTACTCACCCTGACCCATAGGAGGCTGGGCATAATCAAACAGAGCACTCCCAAACCTTTGCACCAGTCTTGAAGTTGGTTTCTGGATGATATCAAACACGAAATGAGAAAAGCTAATGACTAGAAGACTTAGAAAGAACGCCCCCCATACATTAGCCGTGAAGGGCATCAGAAAACCCCATGGGTCGATTTTGGCACTTCCCCTGGCTACCACGAAGGACAGGGTGTCAAAAAAGAAGGGAACCGTGTAGTCAATAACCTGGTTTCGGCTCTCGATGACTTGGAAGGGTCCTAGCGCCATGTCGGCCTCCTGGGAGGGAAAAAGTTCAGCTTAAATCAAACGGATGGGAAAGGGTCCATGGCCCACGAAAGCAAAAGAAGACAATATCAATTTCatctgagtaaataaaaataaaataaacaggtgtatttttgtgttacttTTGAGAAAGCTTAAGGTTTTGCTTTTATAGGTATtccacaatgaaaacaaaataaaattgatacatatataacaaaatatttattcaggTTTGCCATCTACTCATCAAAGAATAGGATTAccataatgcaaaaatatacatatacccatCATAAATCATTACGATTAGTCATTCGTAATTCTAAGTCAAGGATAACACGTTACTGTCAGGGCTACCAACCTTTCTGACAACCTGGCCAACCATTCCCGACCAAGTGCCATTGGCTAATCGAACTCCCGAGGTGACATCACGAGGAACCACCTGCTTGTACCTGCAGTGATGTGATGACAAaacatttaatacattttcactTACTTTCCTTTTGCAATTTTTCATGTGGCTGAGACATTGAGACTCAACGATtggataagaaaaatatttcagatttacTGAAAAAAAGGATCGAGAGTGATTCACACTTGAAACAAAAGGAAGCGGTTCAAGGATGATTTAGGCACTAACAAGTCTTGGTTTTCTTCGGAGCCATTCGCATTTAAAGGAAACAGCTATGAAAATGAGTCTTATTTCTTTCCTTGAGTCACTGCTAACCTCTCAAACAATGATGTGGAGGCAGGAATGTAATAAGTAAAACGATGCTTCCGCAACTTTTACTGATAAAGAAGTGTGACAGATTATTCAACACCAGCACATGTTCCTCGCCATTGTGACCTTGTAGCCAGTAGCGCCCGCAGGTGGGTGCGGGGAGCACTTGGACACTGGCCCCCCTCTCTAAGTcgagttaaaaaaatatatatatatatatatatatatatatatatatatatatatatatatatatatatatatatatatatatatatatatatatatatcaacgcaAACAACGAATTGAGGAAAACCgcaaaggttttcaaggtgtaattCACGCTATAATTTTTCTAGGTCGTCAAGGACTATCTCTTAgagcacacacacagaaagtgGGAAAATTTTAGATTGCCCTACTGGTGAAAGTAGTTCAGGACATCGCACATCAGGACATCGAGAATTACTGAGGTTTGCAGTGCTAGGGGTGATCGTGCTCTAGAACAACACCtcaaaaatgcaagcaaaaacgCAACATACACAGGTCATGGAACACACAACGGTTTGATAGTGCATCGACGAGGActtatctgaaaaaaatatcagaCAGAATcagaaaagcaatttttttttctctctcattgccGACGAAAGTACTGACAATCAGAGAAAGGAACAACTCTCTATCAGTGTACGATATATAGGTGATAATAAGATAAGAGAAGATTTCATTGGTTTTTATGAGATCAGGGACTTGACTGGGCGAGGTATTGCTGAAACCCTTTTAGAAAAATGAGCTGTCAAAAAGGTGGTGCAAGTGCAATGATTTGAGAATTTAAGGGATGACAAGCCATCGTCTCGAAGCAAAGCCCTGCAGCATTTTATGTTCATTGCGCTGCACATTCTTAAAATTTGGTAATTTCCAAGTCAAGTCAGGTAGCCGAAATTCGTGACTGTTGGAGTGAAGTATCTGAGGTTGTTAACTTTTTTCATGTCTCTCCACAACGAACAAACGTTTTAGAAGAGTTTGTTACGAAAGATGCTGTTAGTGAACAAACTAGGCAAGTGAGATTCAAGCAATGCAATGATAGGAGATGGGTAAAAAGACATAATGCCatcatattgtttaaaaaaatgttgccaTGCATTGTTAAAGCGCCTGCG
Coding sequences within:
- the LOC136825199 gene encoding glutamate receptor ionotropic, NMDA 2B-like, which produces MGLPLREVLTDPGVLEDLQRNPSGFMFKEAPSIVISMVSWPTHTRLRLEDMNSKTVLAGIPTNFLVAGPMSYVLGILATTMNFTYKQVVPRDVTSGVRLANGTWSGMVGQVVRKEADMALGPFQVIESRNQVIDYTVPFFFDTLSFVVARGSAKIDPWGFLMPFTANVWGAFFLSLLVISFSHFVFDIIQKPTSRLVQRFGSALFDYAQPPMGQGE